The Schizosaccharomyces pombe strain 972h- genome assembly, chromosome: I genome contains a region encoding:
- the rpl42 gene encoding 60S ribosomal protein eL42 produces the protein MVNIPKTRKTYCPGKNCRKHTVHRVTQYKKGPDSKLAQGKRRYDRKQSGFGGQTKPVFHKKAKVTKKVVLRLECVSCKYKNQLVLKRCKHFELGGEKKTKGAAIQF, from the exons ATGGTGAACATTCCCAAGACCCGTAAGACTTACTGTCCTGGTAAGAACTGCCGCAAGCACACTGTCCACAGAGTCACCCAATACAAGAAGGGACCTGATTCCAAGCTTGCTCAGGGTAAGCGTCGTTATGACCGCAAGCAAAGTGGTTTTGGTGGTCAAACTAAGCCCGTTTTCCACAAGAAGGCTAAGGTTACCAAGAAGGTTGTCCTTCGTTTGGAATGCGTCTCTTGCAAATACAAGAATCAATTGGTTTTGAAGCGTTGCAAGCATTTCGAGCTTGGTGGTGAAAAGAAGACTAAG GGTGCTGCTATCCAATTCTAA